The sequence tataaacagcaTAGACATATCATTACCTTACAAAGTGGATATTACATATTTgttagctagcagtgaactttctttccctgtctctACTGTGGCAGTTTGGTGTTGTTGCTAGGATGCTATCACTACTTTAAGGAGGTAAGTACCAGATGCTAACATGCTCCTGTGGGTTGatgctttttctctgtttagTCAGTTCATGTTTTTGGGTGACAATCATCATAGTTCTGGCAGTTAATTAGCTTTCTGACGGGTTTTAGATGGTTTTTGGTCCATATAGTGCACTCTGCTAGTTGCTAAGTTTTAGTTAATGTCTCCTCACTCTGCTGTCTTCTACCACTGTGTAGTTTTTTGCTCTaattagttgttttttctgagcttctttttctttggttgTGGTTTGGTGTGTGAATTATGATGTTTGTTACACTGATGATTTgcaaaatgctgaaatatgaATTCTCACAGATTCATTGCAAGCCTGGGTCTCTTTAAGggtaataatataataatttgcCTTAATGGCTGCAATAATGGCTTCTTAATGGGCAGTCAGCAACCTCAGTGGATTGATGTGTCAGGTTGCCGTACTATTCTTCATATCATGATTACATCTGAAATACTTGGTGTTTTGTGGTTTATGCTGCTAATACTCTAcactaaatatgaaaaatatgcCAATCAGCAACTCTAAAGCTTATGAATTAATACATTATATCTAGTTTAAAAGCCaaggtgtaaaaatgtcaaGCTGTGATTTTACAGGAGGTCATGTACTGGTGTATTTCTCAGTTTTGCTGTCACCATAAAGTTGCCAGACTCCATAACCTTGGTCATAGATCTGCTGCTTTGTGCCAGACTAATTTACAAATGATAAACAGTTAAGATTTTATCTTTCAATCTGATATTCAGTAATCATGGCAGCTTTCATGTTATGAACAGTTTTGGGCTATCTTGatgaaaacaagtgaaataagtgaaaacagttgtttgtgttgtgcatgAAGAGTCCTTGTattttgacaacatttcaaTGTTTCTGAATCAAGTATGTAACTACATTGCACTTTCAAAATACTGAGTTTGTCATTCTATTTTGCAGTATTTCAAGCACAAACcatcttcagtttttttctgcaggCACTTCATATGAATCTTTTTGACATAACCCTCATAAAcccctgggtgtgtgtgttctttctctACTCTTTCATTTCAGAGACAGAATTACTTTGTTCAGCATGCACAATGGCAGTAAGAGGAAATAGGATTTGTTAATTTGTGTTGACACGTTACAAGACGCTTAGACAATACAGGATTGACAAAGTCAGTGCACACAAGTCAAATTAAATGCAGGCAAGACTGACTGTGAACCAgtcaaaaacataaacacacagctgtggcCAAAAAAACTATTCTGTTGTGCAAGTACATAATGTGATGATCACACATGTGAAAAACATCTCTAtctttttaaagtcatttacaGACTGCTATAAAACCATGTTCTCTATAATTATTAATCCCTTAATTACTACTATAAATTAAAGTCTGTATCTTTTGATTAACATCAACAAGTTCCTTGTTGGTTTGCCTGTGTCCTAGAAAACCTCTGTTAATGCTCATCTGCTCTGACAGAAAAGTACCACTAATTAGTCAGAtctagtttttaaaaaatcatccaTTTAAAGTCATAATTATTCCTGCAGATTTCACTCTTTGGTGTCTGCTGTCCCCATATCTGGACTGAGTGGGTCTGTGTTAAATATGGAGCAATAGGAGTCAGGGATTACTACATAATTAGTGTAACTGTGCCATGGGATTAATTAATTCAAAGCATTTACATATATTCTAATTGTCTCACCAAGCTAATTGGCATCACCATGTCacttttgtgttatttcaggATTGTTGAAGTTTGTTTGCCTCCAGCAAAAGCCAGTACGTCAGACTTcaacatgttgttgttgctctacCAGCTGTTTACCATGTTGAACCAGTACAATATaaattcttttatttaaaacttcAGAGCCATCAGAGCCAAGATGTACTGTACTTAACTTTATTGAAAGCCTTGCCTTGACTGTACTATtacttgtgttgttttgtggtaTTGTTATATTGAAAATTATGAGACTCCTGAAACTATAACACTGCTGAGATCtgatttcagaaatattttgttCTCGTAAATAATTAACCTTTTCATAATTTTATATACAAGTCTTGCAAATGGGGACTTTTGGAAGACATTCTGATTTTAGTTTCagcaaattcattttcattttctcctttcctcaacagagagaaacaaagaagataaaaaaaaaatcaccaatcCCAAATGactttacaaatataaaaaagagTTTCTTGATGACAGTCCTAATCAGATGATCTGTCAGTGTAGCTGATGAGTCATAAATCATGCTCAGAGAGCCCTGACCAGAGCTCATAGATGAACACCGTGAAATTTGCTTGAACATAAAGAACAGTATAAAGctgtattttaaattaaaatataaaaggcACAGAAAATGAGTTCATATGgtcatgtttatgtatttaGACGCTGCATTTAAACCTCTATTTGTATTGATTACTACCACCAACTCACTGTTTGTTGATTCCAACAGGCTGAAGACCactcattaaaatgttacagatAATTGATGCTCATCTGTGAAGCCGTGCATGCCTCAATATTCCAAGCTAATTTAGCTGTACCCTGCAGAGTGAGGGGGCTTGAGTGGGAGGACAAGTTGGCACAAGGTAAGACTTCTTTTCCAACCCAATCTCTTTTCTCTGCATAATTATATGAATTAAATTAATTGGGAATGCACATTTGCATATCTAGGTTATTTCTCTTATGGAGAGAAAAGTCTTTGGAGAGTATAGAAACAATTACAAGGCTGCCAGACAGTGAAACACCTCCATTTCCTCCTTCATGTCTACCATTTCCCCCCAGTGTTTTACTCCAGGGAGGATTTGGCCTTCAGTACTCTAGAGGAATGATGTGATAACACCACAGTGCAATATGTTCAGGAGTCACATCCATGAAGCAGTTTAATAGACTTTGCTGCCACTTTCAACATGTAGTATCACCTGATATCTTTAAATTACTTTGAACACTTGTAGGTATTTCTAATAAATCAAGCAGAGAGGGATTTTTGCCAGGGAGgaaataatagaaattaagtTCTAAAGAAAAATTGATTGGGCATGTGTAATCTGATACTGGCCAGAAAATGATGTAAGGGAATCTCATTTTCTGCTCTTgtccaagatttttttttccctgctgcaTTGTACAAATACTGGGCCTAATCTGGTATAAAGCCATTGCTATTTTTAACCAACTAAGCTGATGCATTATGCTGTCAGAGGTGAAAAGATTACAAGACTTTCCAACTCAACTAAATTTCAATATTTTGAAGTTTACTGTCAGTAAGAGTTGTAAAGTTTGAGTGTGCTCTTCCAATTCATCTCTATCCTCTCTTTTAATACAGTAATGCTCTCCAAAGTGGTGATGATAAATTCTTACAGCAAGGGCTAATCATTTGGTTTATAAATGGTCATAAAATAACAATAGCAGAGCCCATGgtgacatcttaaaatgtttgtaaaagaGTCCAaatcccaaagatattcagtttatcataGTACTCAAGGAAACCATAAAGTATTCACATTTCAAATTCTGATTTGCTTAAAAATTACTTGAATTATTATCTGATTATCAGAATAGTGTCTGATTAATTTTCCCAGTTAACTAActgatcagttaatcattttagCCCTACTTATAGCAAAACCTTCTCACAGATTTCCCCATGATGGCAAAAAGATTGCTTTAACTTAAATGGAAAATTTTCTTGACTGAGTGGCACCATCTTCACTGCAGGCAGCTCTGTAATTCCTGCATTTCCAAGCACAGTAGAGTGTAATGTTCCATCCAAATCGATGTTTATGGAAGCAGAATTACTTACTCCAATACGTACACAAAACTAAATTACACCGATCGGATTTGTAATTAGTGATTTTCCACTCCTATGTGCTCTAACTTGGCCTCTTTCGGCAACAACCCTGACGGCAAATCAGTTCTGCTTTATGAAGCCAGAGATAATAACGTTTTGCAGAATTTTCTCCAAATGAGGCAGTCAAATGAATTGCCAATGTGAGTTTATGATTAGGGTCACAGACATCCACCCACTACAGAAGGCACTTTTGCAGTCTAATGTCTGTAAACACCAAAGCAACACTTCACCAACagcagggaaaaataaaattatggaTTCCCTGTAGTTTAAACAATGATTCTCAATTCAGATAAttgataataattaatatattaataattaatcaaaaatggCTGAGGAATGTAGCATTTCTGAGTAtatggaaaaaacaaaccagcaaccatttagcatttaatttctttatttgtccCACCAAACAAAACTGTGCTACATATGGAGACCAATTTGCTCAGCTGTGTGGTCAGCATGTCCATCCATGGACACATTCATTGCACCCccattgtcttttttcattttttttatttctctgttgctTTCATCTGATGTTCGGTTCTATTCAGCTCAGCGTCCTCATCAAAGGTCGTGCTGCTCTTCCCCACAGCCATTGGGCATGTTTGATATTCCATTCTTTAAGCCGCATCAAGAAAGAGGGCACTTATAAACTAGAGCATGTGTGATAATCTCTGCAGCATCAtgtcacagacagagagggagtgggAGAAGGTATAGAGGCTTTCAAAGAACTTTTTTATCCACCAATGTcaagaaaatgttattattttgagTTAAGACCCTAGCTATAATATTTGTTGATTTCTGTAACCTTATCCTGGTACAGCTTATGTCAAGAGTTCAAATGTGCAttaggtttttctgtttttgaagaACAGAGATCAAATTTAATCTCAGAATCGCACAATAGTATGAACCAGGGTGAATAGTTAGTTTTGAATTcttttttattaatgaaattCAGTTGTGAAGCATCTTCTCAATAATTTAATTTGAGATATTTTCCATATAAAATTGTTTTCAGGTTGGATTTTCCATATAAAAGCTTGAACCACTGTGCCATCTTCTGGTGGCAGCAGAGCTTTCTTTGTCATGACACATTCTTAGTGTGAAGTGAGTATTTGCTGCCCCCCTTTGGTAATTAATGTAAAGTGCACAATTGCAAATAACCACTATTCTCACATTTAAGTTAGACCAATGGATAAATGGTCAGATGTTGTGACTCAGGAATATGTTTCCACATGTTTGATAcataaattgatttatttaatttgtttttgatcaGATGAACCCAGATTTTGCAGAAATCTTTTGTGGTGATTtcagttttgatgtttttgcttGATCTTTCCCTCTGGTTGGCACACGGTCTTACAGTCCGCTAATTTCCAATGAGGCTGCACTGCAAGAGGTTTGTTTGTCTTATCCGTGCACAAGCATGCTGAGACCAAATGGATCATACTCATGATGGTCATCAGGAGCATAAGAAACCCTAAAGATCACAAAACTTAATTAACAAAAAGGCAAGTCTGACTGTTATGTGTTAATTTACCAATCTCTTTTAGGGATCTTACCACAGTAGATTGCGTTTGTAGTGAAGTTGTGGACACGATAGCTTCTGGTGAACATTGCCCCCACGCCCAGAATGAGAATGGCGTAAACGCTGAATGTATAGCGCATGCACTTGATTAATAGGACGTTCTGCAGGATGAACCTGAGGGAAGCaatatgtcatttattttccatAATTTTGCTTTGCACTCAAaaagcaaataataataatattttagaCATGTCTTTAAATGTAAGTATTTTTGTCCTTACCAGATTATAGTGCACAAGGTGACTATGGTGAGCATGATGGTGCTGACCTGTGGGTCAGGCAGACCAGCTCTGTACTTGAGCACTATGCCAAGATCCATCACAGCATTCAAGAGGGTCCACCAGGCAAACACTGCCAAGCCATTCTGGGTCTGCCACAAATGATAAAGCACATGCATTCATGTAGACATATCTTATAAAACTGACAGGAAATCTGTGAGGCTTTCATTCTTTCCCTCCGTCTACCCCAAATATAACAACATGCAAGTTAAATGTTAATACAGTGATCTTTTAGTTTAGTCTTACCAGATACCGTGTCCATGGGATCACACTAGGGTTGTTGATGGCTAGCCAGGCTTTGTGCTTGTTGAGGTTACGGTAGGAAATGAAGAGCATGTAGAAGCTGAGGACTGGTAGAAGCCATCTGAGTAAGACAGCTCCAAATAGAATGctgtagaaaacaacaacagctttaAATGCTGGTGGACATATTCTTTGTGAGTATCAGTGTCGCTGTGGTTGTGTGCATTGTGTATGACTTACTGGCTCTCCCATAGAGGCATGCTGGATATTCTTGCAATGTTAATGATGGTCCACATAAGATAAAATACTGGAGGGTGAATTTCTGGATTGCAAGACTGAGGACCAAGGACATTTCTACAGATGGAGCAATAAAAGTATTGTGATTACATACAGTACCCTTAAGTTATAATCAATATACAATATAAGTTATAATATTGTTAATGCTATTCATAACTGGAACTGAAATCCTACAGGTTTATCACACAAACTCTGCTAaaccacacttttttttctggcatTATATTCGATTTTAAAGCTAAAATCTATTCTACCTTTTAGAAAGGCCAACCACTGCCTCCACAAGCCAAGCCTTTGACCACAAGTCAATCATAACCCAGTAATTTTCTGACCACCAGTCCATAGTCACTTCCAGAGAAAGGACTCATACACACTCCTGGATGAGGTCTGAAACAGAGCTGAAggcaaagaagaaaatgagtgaTCCTTTGTTTAGTATTTAGGAGAAATCTCcacacattttaacataacataacacatCTGTAATCACTGTTTTGATTTGTCCATTTCAAATACACACTGCCCATTTCACCTGACAGAGATTAGATTGCAAGTGTCGATACTCTCTCTTTTATATGGCTTAGTTAGTTTCACTGGCTTCCATCCAGGTCAATAGCTTGCCCAAATGGCATCAAATTACTGGCAGGGCAAAGGTCCTTAAGAAGTACACAGTAAAATGTCCTAATCTAATATTAGAAACATGCTGCTAAGTATTTCTCTATAACACTAACTATTCACAACTAAATATGCAGCAATTTATTGTGAGTGAAACACTCAATGTATAAACTTTAAAAACCTTTCTGTTTAAAGGCATTTTACTtttgacaacacacacataataacatATCACGACAAGGACAAGACCATTTTATTAAAACCATCAAATCCAGTTCTTTGAAGCTCTTTATGTAACCTTTTGGTATGACTACATGATTGAAATATTCAGCAGAAGTCAAGTCACTCACCATTGGGCACATTTCTGTCCTTTGCCAGAACAAAGAAGATCTCTGAAATTACCTGACTGATGACAGCCACAGCAATGCTCCAAGCATGTACTGCTACATGGTTAGTGTTTTTTGCTGAGAGGAGAAATATCTTGGATTCTCCATAGTGACTGACTGCAGCTCAGAAGACTGTGCGACACAGTAAATATCAGCACAATCTAAAGTCCTGGACTTTGGATTGCTGCATGACATCTCTGATATCTCATTATATAAAGCCATTCAATTGCAGTCATTATGATGCATAGCagagggtgtatgtgtgtgtgtgtgtgtgagagagagagtactgGTGCTATTTCTTCCTTTTGGTCAGGTTCTGAGTTAGGACACCTCTTTGATACAATTATACACCACAGTTTTCACGTGGGACACAAAGCTAAATGACTGCATCTTAAATACAGCACAATCTGCATCTTATTCACCCGTTTGCAGACACTCACATACTGATGGTAGCCAGACACTCACATACTGATGGTAGCCAGCTCCCATGTGCAAGGTGCTGGTCAGACTGTTGGGAGGAGGGAATTTTGATAACTGGTTAATTGTTAAAGTAATTTCTCGAGCAAAGATGCTAGCCTCTGAAAATGTAGTGTCTTGTCTGTAATTGTTAAAATCAGCTTTAAACGAGTTGTTTGTACCCAAAGCTCTTCTTTTGTAGCCAAAGGTTCAATGACCTAAGTGTGTAGTCTCTAGTGTCTAATAAAATGTGGACCAAAATGTTGAGATAAATCTAATCATACAAGAAGACACTGATTATGATTAATGTCATCATTTTatatagaattttttttttaaattctgtcatATTCATAATTGATTTCAACCTAACCCTTACTATTTATGTGTATATCTTTGCCATTATTTGGCTTTACAATTACAATTTTAATAACAATCCTTTAACATCTATTTAATAACCCTCAAAACCTGTATTCTATTTGATCACTGTTTAAATTCTTTCCTAATATCCTTATTAACCCACCAtttgttcag comes from Lates calcarifer isolate ASB-BC8 unplaced genomic scaffold, TLL_Latcal_v3 _unitig_1589_quiver_1543, whole genome shotgun sequence and encodes:
- the LOC108889549 gene encoding uncharacterized protein LOC108889549 — protein: MDWWSENYWVMIDLWSKAWLVEAVVGLSKRNVLGPQSCNPEIHPPVFYLMWTIINIARISSMPLWESHILFGAVLLRWLLPVLSFYMLFISYRNLNKHKAWLAINNPSVIPWTRYLTQNGLAVFAWWTLLNAVMDLGIVLKYRAGLPDPQVSTIMLTIVTLCTIIWFILQNVLLIKCMRYTFSVYAILILGVGAMFTRSYRVHNFTTNAIYCGFLMLLMTIMSMIHLVSACLCTDKTNKPLAVQPHWKLADCKTVCQPEGKIKQKHQN